A stretch of Campylobacter concisus DNA encodes these proteins:
- the lpxC gene encoding UDP-3-O-acyl-N-acetylglucosamine deacetylase — protein sequence MKQTTIARRVETIGIGLHKGEPIRLILEPLDANSGIILHREDLGISFKAEPKNVINTQMATVVGNEKGFISTIEHLMSAINGYGIDNIRISVDANEIPVMDGSAISFCMLLDEAGIRYLDAGKKVILVRREVEVVEGSKFVRTSPSRSPKIDYTIKFDHPVIGEQRYVFDFSKSSFIKNIARARTFGFLKDLQRLQAQNLALGASLDNAVAIDDTHILNPEGLRFENEFVRHKILDAIGDLSLLGAPLLGDYTAFAGSHDLNHKLTLALMSDEKNYEIATLNGELLKEYQKVFA from the coding sequence TTGAAACAAACTACTATCGCAAGACGCGTTGAGACCATTGGTATAGGGCTTCATAAAGGTGAGCCGATAAGACTTATACTAGAACCTCTTGATGCAAATTCTGGTATTATTTTGCACCGCGAAGATCTTGGTATTAGTTTTAAAGCCGAACCTAAAAATGTGATAAATACGCAGATGGCAACCGTTGTTGGCAATGAAAAGGGCTTTATTAGTACGATTGAGCATCTAATGTCAGCCATAAATGGTTATGGCATTGATAATATTAGAATCTCTGTTGATGCAAATGAAATTCCAGTCATGGATGGCAGTGCGATAAGCTTTTGCATGCTACTTGATGAGGCTGGCATAAGATATCTTGATGCCGGTAAAAAAGTAATTCTTGTTAGACGTGAAGTTGAAGTCGTTGAGGGTTCTAAATTTGTACGAACTTCACCTTCAAGAAGTCCAAAAATTGACTATACGATAAAATTTGATCATCCAGTTATTGGTGAACAAAGATATGTTTTTGATTTTAGTAAAAGCTCTTTTATAAAAAATATAGCTCGTGCTAGGACTTTTGGCTTTTTGAAAGATTTACAACGTTTACAAGCTCAAAATCTAGCTCTTGGTGCATCGCTTGATAATGCTGTGGCAATCGATGATACACATATCCTAAATCCAGAAGGTTTGAGATTTGAAAATGAGTTTGTAAGGCACAAAATTTTAGATGCGATTGGTGATTTAAGTTTGCTTGGAGCACCTTTATTGGGCGATTATACAGCATTTGCTGGAAGCCACGATCTAAATCACAAATTAACTCTTGCTTTGATGTCCGATGAGAAAAACTACGAGATCGCAACTCTAAATGGTGAACTTCTAAAAGAGTATCAAAAGGTATTTGCATAG
- a CDS encoding glycoprotease has product MTTDEHVSEALIKILENLSSKFNITKIIYANTPGSFMGLKVAYVILKTFSLAKGCEFYAVSGFSLNGSQAIRANKNLSFVLKDGKILLEKVEPVGFRLPLNLDELKLNSDTLPDYIIQAV; this is encoded by the coding sequence ATTACGACTGATGAACATGTCAGTGAAGCTTTGATAAAAATCTTAGAAAATTTATCGTCTAAATTTAATATCACAAAAATTATCTATGCAAATACGCCTGGAAGCTTTATGGGGTTAAAGGTGGCCTATGTTATTTTAAAGACTTTCTCTTTGGCAAAGGGTTGCGAATTTTATGCGGTTAGCGGCTTTAGCTTAAATGGCAGCCAAGCGATCAGAGCAAATAAAAATTTAAGCTTTGTTTTAAAAGATGGCAAAATTTTACTTGAAAAAGTAGAGCCAGTAGGATTTAGGTTGCCTTTAAATTTAGATGAATTAAAACTAAATTCAGATACACTTCCAGATTATATCATCCAAGCAGTTTAG
- the thrB gene encoding homoserine kinase, whose amino-acid sequence MNILVPATSANLGPGFDALGLSLKLFNSVKIESAKFSSVSINGEGSGSVNLKRNNIFLSIFNEIFFELTGKNENFRVVFENNIPFSRGLGSSSAVIVGAIASAYEMAGFKASKEIVLNKAIIYETHPDNISPAVHGGFISAIVKNGNVYANKISLSDEIKAVVVIPNKPMSTSSSRQILPKNYTMKECVNNLSHAAFLTSCFYEKKYDLLKIASKDLMHEERRMHALEELFEVRKVAYENGALMSTLSGSGSSFLNIAYKDDAKNLQDILKSKFSDFRVEVFSFDNDGYEITQS is encoded by the coding sequence TTGAATATCTTAGTGCCTGCAACAAGTGCGAATTTGGGCCCTGGTTTTGATGCTTTGGGGCTTAGTTTAAAGCTTTTTAATAGCGTGAAAATCGAGTCAGCAAAATTTAGCTCAGTGTCGATAAACGGCGAAGGCAGTGGAAGTGTAAATTTAAAGAGAAATAACATATTCCTAAGTATTTTTAATGAAATTTTTTTTGAGCTAACTGGTAAAAATGAAAATTTTAGAGTCGTTTTTGAAAATAATATCCCATTTTCAAGGGGACTTGGCAGTAGCTCCGCTGTGATCGTTGGAGCCATTGCTTCAGCATACGAAATGGCTGGCTTTAAGGCAAGCAAAGAGATAGTTTTAAATAAAGCCATCATCTACGAAACCCATCCTGATAATATCTCGCCAGCGGTTCACGGTGGATTTATCAGCGCGATCGTAAAAAATGGCAATGTTTACGCAAATAAAATAAGTTTAAGCGACGAGATAAAGGCAGTAGTTGTTATCCCAAATAAGCCAATGAGTACATCCTCGTCAAGACAAATTTTACCAAAGAACTATACGATGAAAGAGTGTGTAAATAACTTATCTCATGCTGCTTTTTTAACATCTTGTTTTTATGAGAAAAAGTATGATCTCTTAAAAATAGCAAGCAAAGATTTGATGCATGAAGAGCGTAGAATGCATGCTTTAGAAGAGCTTTTTGAAGTTAGAAAAGTAGCTTATGAAAATGGTGCTTTAATGAGCACGCTTTCAGGCTCAGGCTCAAGCTTTTTAAATATCGCTTACAAAGATGATGCTAAAAATTTACAAGATATTTTAAAGAGTAAATTTAGTGATTTTAGGGTTGAGGTTTTTTCATTTGATAACGATGGATACGAAATTACGCAAAGCTAA
- the infB gene encoding translation initiation factor IF-2, giving the protein MSNVRISEIANELGYPSKEIVEKAQELGLKVKTHSNAVSLEEAEAIYEYVQTGVIPDKFKKKKSEPKPKKEPKKEVEKESVKKEEKQKSEPKKATTKTESKSVKAEPKKEAQILEEKQKIEPKKEEIKVEQKQVEAPRPKESLADVTQKRRGLVIVKKKKDYEAPIDTKEEKKPEPSIANISDFKSMFSANDENLAKKKKKDKKVVVASKKDSAQKMDLLGGSDFGDIVLEDEDVVVLPDFSFKTPTPAPAQKTKQPNVMRTTVNNTINSFGEGGIQRRARKKHKKPENKQNNEAVTSINIPKEIRVYEFAEKLNKQPSEIIGKLFMLGMMTTKNDFLDEDAIEILADEFNVEVNIIDDQKEFDYVAAYEEEIKDDENLQPRAPVITIMGHVDHGKTSLLDYIRKSRVAAGEAGGITQHVGAYMVNKNGKNITFIDTPGHEAFTAMRARGAGVTDIVIIVVAADDGVKPQTKEAVSHAKAAGVPIIIAINKMDKESANPDLVKTGLAELDVMPTEWGGKYEFVPISAKTGMGIDDLLEIVLLQADLLELKANPKANAKATVIESSLQKGRGSVATIIVENGTLHVGDTVVAGVAYGKIRSLLDDQGKPLQDIKPGECGVIVGLSEIAEAGETLIGVKTDKEAREYAQKKAEYIRQKELSKSTKVSIDELSAKIAEGELKTLPVIIKADVGGSLEALKASLEKLANDEIRVNVIHSGVGGITQSDVALASASEDCIILGFNIRPTGEIKEKAKESGVEIKTYNVIYNLIDDVKAILGGLMSPIIREEQLGQAQVRQVIHVPKVGTIAGCIVTEGTINRGAKIRLIREGVVVYEGLVSSLKRFKDDIKEVAKGYECGVGIENFNDIRENDYIESFKEVKEKATL; this is encoded by the coding sequence ATGAGCAATGTTAGGATTTCAGAGATCGCAAACGAGCTTGGCTATCCAAGTAAAGAGATAGTAGAAAAAGCTCAAGAGTTAGGATTGAAAGTCAAAACTCACTCAAATGCAGTTAGCCTTGAAGAGGCCGAAGCTATATATGAATATGTTCAAACTGGCGTGATACCAGATAAATTTAAAAAGAAAAAGAGTGAACCTAAGCCAAAAAAAGAGCCTAAAAAAGAAGTAGAAAAAGAGTCAGTAAAAAAAGAAGAAAAACAAAAAAGTGAACCTAAAAAAGCTACTACTAAAACTGAGTCAAAGTCGGTAAAAGCTGAGCCTAAGAAAGAGGCACAAATTTTAGAAGAAAAACAAAAAATTGAGCCTAAAAAAGAAGAAATCAAAGTAGAGCAAAAACAAGTCGAAGCTCCAAGACCAAAAGAGAGCTTGGCTGATGTGACTCAAAAAAGACGTGGCCTTGTGATAGTAAAAAAGAAAAAAGACTATGAAGCGCCAATTGATACAAAAGAAGAGAAAAAGCCTGAACCAAGCATAGCTAACATAAGCGATTTTAAAAGTATGTTTTCAGCAAATGATGAAAATTTAGCTAAGAAAAAGAAAAAAGATAAAAAAGTAGTTGTCGCAAGTAAAAAGGATAGCGCCCAGAAGATGGATCTGCTTGGCGGAAGTGACTTTGGTGACATCGTGTTAGAAGATGAAGATGTAGTTGTTCTTCCTGATTTTAGTTTTAAAACCCCAACACCAGCACCAGCTCAAAAGACAAAACAGCCAAATGTTATGAGAACTACGGTCAACAATACGATAAATTCATTTGGCGAAGGCGGCATTCAAAGAAGAGCTAGAAAAAAACACAAAAAGCCTGAAAATAAACAAAACAATGAAGCTGTGACATCTATAAATATTCCAAAAGAAATTCGTGTTTATGAATTTGCTGAAAAGCTAAACAAACAGCCAAGCGAGATTATTGGTAAGCTTTTCATGCTTGGCATGATGACAACAAAAAATGACTTTTTGGATGAAGATGCGATCGAAATTTTGGCTGATGAGTTTAATGTAGAGGTTAATATCATCGATGATCAAAAAGAATTTGACTACGTAGCAGCCTATGAAGAAGAGATAAAAGACGATGAAAATCTCCAGCCAAGAGCACCAGTCATAACCATCATGGGTCACGTTGATCATGGTAAAACTTCATTGCTTGATTATATAAGAAAATCACGCGTAGCAGCAGGAGAGGCTGGTGGTATCACTCAGCATGTCGGTGCTTACATGGTAAACAAAAACGGCAAAAATATCACATTTATCGACACTCCAGGTCACGAAGCGTTTACTGCTATGCGTGCAAGGGGTGCTGGCGTAACTGATATAGTTATCATCGTTGTTGCGGCAGATGATGGTGTAAAACCACAAACAAAAGAGGCGGTTAGCCACGCAAAAGCCGCTGGTGTGCCAATAATCATCGCTATAAATAAAATGGATAAAGAGTCGGCAAATCCTGACCTAGTAAAGACTGGTCTTGCTGAGCTTGATGTCATGCCAACAGAGTGGGGCGGAAAGTATGAATTTGTGCCAATCTCTGCAAAAACAGGCATGGGTATAGATGATCTACTTGAGATCGTACTTTTACAAGCTGACCTTTTAGAACTAAAAGCAAATCCAAAGGCAAATGCAAAAGCAACTGTTATCGAGAGCTCACTTCAAAAAGGCCGTGGTTCAGTAGCTACTATTATCGTTGAAAATGGTACACTTCATGTTGGAGATACTGTCGTAGCTGGCGTTGCATATGGAAAGATAAGAAGCTTACTTGATGACCAAGGTAAACCTTTGCAAGATATAAAACCAGGTGAATGCGGTGTTATAGTAGGTCTTAGCGAGATAGCAGAGGCTGGCGAGACGCTAATAGGTGTAAAAACTGATAAAGAGGCTCGTGAATACGCACAGAAAAAGGCTGAATATATCCGCCAAAAAGAGCTTAGCAAGAGCACAAAAGTTAGTATTGACGAGCTTAGTGCTAAGATCGCTGAAGGTGAGTTAAAGACGCTCCCAGTCATCATCAAAGCTGACGTTGGTGGCTCACTTGAGGCACTAAAAGCAAGCTTAGAAAAACTTGCAAATGATGAGATCAGAGTAAATGTCATCCACTCTGGTGTTGGCGGCATCACGCAAAGCGACGTAGCACTTGCTAGTGCGAGCGAAGACTGTATAATCCTTGGTTTTAACATAAGACCAACTGGCGAGATAAAAGAAAAGGCAAAAGAGAGCGGCGTTGAGATTAAAACTTACAACGTTATTTATAATCTAATTGACGATGTGAAAGCGATCTTGGGCGGACTAATGTCACCGATAATTAGAGAAGAGCAGCTTGGTCAAGCGCAGGTTCGCCAAGTGATCCATGTGCCAAAAGTTGGCACTATCGCTGGATGTATCGTCACTGAGGGTACTATAAACAGAGGGGCAAAAATTCGCCTTATTAGAGAAGGTGTAGTCGTTTACGAGGGCTTGGTAAGCTCATTAAAACGCTTCAAAGATGACATCAAAGAGGTTGCTAAAGGTTATGAATGTGGCGTTGGTATCGAAAATTTCAACGATATTAGAGAAAACGACTATATCGAAAGCTTCAAAGAAGTCAAGGAGAAAGCTACTCTATGA
- the rbfA gene encoding 30S ribosome-binding factor RbfA codes for MNANEIKRMRTESVLKELIPEALATLEDNILKGLCVTDVECKKGRYDAFVYLDKMAFDEREQEYILGHLKRVCRHLQNHCMAAEGWYRCPNFHFKFDDRLEYQNHMDKLFDKISKDLNKNG; via the coding sequence ATGAACGCTAACGAAATAAAGCGTATGAGAACAGAGAGCGTGCTAAAAGAGCTCATACCAGAGGCTCTAGCTACTCTAGAAGATAACATTTTAAAAGGACTTTGTGTCACTGATGTCGAGTGCAAAAAGGGCAGATATGACGCCTTTGTATATCTTGACAAAATGGCATTTGACGAGCGTGAACAAGAGTATATCTTGGGGCATTTAAAGCGAGTTTGTAGACATTTGCAAAACCACTGCATGGCAGCTGAGGGCTGGTATAGATGCCCAAATTTTCACTTTAAATTTGACGATAGATTAGAGTATCAAAACCATATGGATAAGTTGTTTGATAAAATTTCAAAGGATTTAAACAAAAATGGATAA
- the rimP gene encoding ribosome maturation factor RimP, with protein MDNLDKLVRECGVELYDSEIANENGRAIFRVYITKNGGVSLDDCEKVSRLLSPIFDVTPPVSGDYNLEVSSPGLERKLSKPSHFKASVGELVKVQTEADKFTGRLIKADEENIAVENEEGIFEINISEIKKAKTYLEW; from the coding sequence ATGGATAATTTAGACAAACTAGTACGCGAATGCGGCGTAGAGCTTTACGACAGCGAGATCGCAAATGAAAACGGCAGGGCTATTTTTAGAGTTTACATCACAAAAAATGGCGGAGTGAGTCTTGATGACTGCGAAAAAGTGAGCCGTCTGCTCTCACCTATTTTTGACGTGACCCCGCCAGTTAGTGGAGACTACAACCTAGAGGTTAGCTCACCCGGTCTTGAAAGAAAACTTAGTAAGCCGTCTCATTTTAAAGCGAGTGTTGGCGAGCTTGTGAAAGTTCAAACCGAGGCTGATAAATTTACAGGAAGACTCATAAAAGCAGATGAAGAGAACATTGCAGTTGAAAACGAAGAGGGAATTTTTGAGATAAACATCAGTGAGATAAAAAAAGCAAAAACATATTTGGAGTGGTAA
- a CDS encoding formate--tetrahydrofolate ligase yields the protein MLSDIEITHQTKLEHISKVAAKLGLSEDELELYGKFKAKISPRLEPSNSKLILVTATNPTPYGEGKTTMSIGLADALNSLNKKVCLALREPSLGPVFGIKGGAAGGGYSQLAPMEDLNLHFTGDFHAITSANNLISAMIDNSLYQENPLKIEKILWKRCMDMNDRALRFITVGQGGRTDGVPREDGFNITAASEIMAVLCLATSLSDLKERVANIMVAYDSDKKPIYVRDLGCEDAVCILLKDAIKPNLFQTLEHTPTLVHGGPFANIAHGCNSVIATKTALNLADYVITEAGFGSELGAEKFLDIKCRIADIKPSAVVLVSTIRSLKYNGEANKDEITKPDMSALRKGIENLGGHIGNLKGKFGQNVVVALNKFGFDTEEEIKFVKDYCRELGVEVAVCENFLKGGKGALELAELVLKACDKPSKINFTYEMSDDTKTKIEKVAKEIYGASEVVFEEAALKKLEMIKELNLSHLPVCIAKTQYSFSDDAKLLGRAKGFTFSVKDLDIRTGAGFIVAVCGKIMLMPGLPKVPAAVNMKIDADGKIDGLS from the coding sequence ATGCTAAGCGACATCGAGATAACTCACCAAACAAAGCTAGAACACATCAGTAAAGTTGCCGCAAAGTTAGGCTTAAGCGAAGACGAGCTCGAGCTTTACGGAAAATTTAAGGCTAAAATTTCCCCTAGACTTGAGCCATCAAACTCAAAGCTCATCTTGGTTACCGCTACTAACCCAACCCCATACGGTGAGGGCAAAACGACTATGTCGATCGGTCTAGCCGACGCACTAAATTCACTTAATAAAAAGGTTTGTTTAGCACTTCGTGAGCCATCTCTTGGACCAGTTTTTGGCATAAAGGGTGGAGCGGCAGGTGGCGGCTACTCGCAGCTTGCGCCGATGGAAGATCTAAATTTACACTTCACTGGCGATTTTCATGCTATAACATCGGCAAATAATCTTATCTCGGCGATGATAGACAATAGTCTTTATCAAGAAAACCCACTAAAAATCGAAAAAATTTTATGGAAGCGTTGCATGGATATGAACGACCGCGCGCTAAGATTTATTACCGTGGGTCAGGGCGGCAGAACAGACGGCGTGCCAAGAGAAGATGGCTTTAACATCACCGCTGCAAGCGAGATCATGGCTGTGCTTTGTCTAGCAACAAGCCTATCAGATCTAAAAGAGCGCGTGGCAAACATAATGGTCGCCTATGATAGCGATAAAAAGCCTATCTACGTGCGTGATCTAGGCTGTGAAGACGCTGTTTGCATACTCTTAAAAGATGCGATCAAGCCAAATTTATTTCAAACACTTGAGCACACACCTACGCTCGTGCATGGCGGCCCATTTGCAAACATCGCACACGGCTGCAATTCCGTCATCGCGACAAAAACAGCTCTAAATTTAGCTGACTACGTCATCACAGAAGCTGGCTTTGGCTCGGAGCTTGGCGCGGAGAAATTTTTAGATATAAAGTGCAGGATCGCAGACATTAAGCCAAGTGCTGTAGTACTTGTAAGTACGATCAGATCGCTAAAATATAACGGCGAAGCAAATAAAGACGAGATAACAAAACCAGATATGAGTGCTCTTAGAAAAGGTATCGAAAACCTTGGCGGGCATATCGGAAATTTAAAAGGCAAATTTGGGCAAAATGTAGTCGTGGCGCTTAATAAATTTGGCTTTGATACTGAAGAAGAGATAAAATTCGTAAAAGATTACTGCCGTGAGCTTGGTGTAGAAGTGGCAGTTTGTGAGAATTTCTTAAAAGGTGGCAAAGGCGCACTTGAGCTTGCTGAGCTGGTTTTAAAAGCATGCGATAAGCCAAGCAAGATAAATTTCACATACGAGATGAGCGATGATACGAAAACTAAAATAGAAAAGGTTGCCAAGGAAATTTACGGAGCTAGTGAGGTGGTCTTTGAAGAGGCCGCTCTTAAAAAGCTGGAGATGATAAAAGAGCTAAATTTGAGCCATTTGCCAGTTTGTATCGCAAAAACTCAGTATTCATTTAGTGACGATGCGAAGCTTTTGGGTAGAGCAAAGGGCTTTACATTTAGCGTAAAAGACCTTGATATTAGAACGGGAGCTGGCTTTATCGTCGCAGTTTGCGGTAAGATCATGCTGATGCCAGGACTTCCAAAAGTACCAGCCGCTGTCAATATGAAGATAGACGCAGACGGTAAGATCGACGGCTTGTCGTAA
- the ribD gene encoding bifunctional diaminohydroxyphosphoribosylaminopyrimidine deaminase/5-amino-6-(5-phosphoribosylamino)uracil reductase RibD: protein MNDEFYMDLALSEAWKFQILTYPNPAVGCLILDENGQILSCKAHEKAGYLHAEPTAILFALCKKSEKFKDDFIKAYNDKFSSNKKEGEFDLLEPKFTYEFLLNNHSNLLKNAKAYVTLEPCSHHGKTPPCANLLKELGFSEVIIGSYDENKVASGGGNLLKSAGIKVKFGVLKERCDKLLEPFLAYQNGGFRFLKIALSKNGVASGGIITNELSRTHVHKLRSVIDTLVIGGNTVRVDRPKLDSRLVSGGKNPDVIIYSRSNKFDKTIPLFNVLGRKVSIQKELNLKGLCMFEGAGEFLKLAKDGKLANVKWLLIYQSSNFKDGKNLSLDLNLKPLFSGKFGDDIYTWYEILD, encoded by the coding sequence ATGAACGACGAATTTTACATGGATCTTGCTTTGAGCGAGGCTTGGAAATTTCAGATCCTGACCTATCCAAATCCAGCCGTTGGATGTCTTATTCTTGATGAAAATGGGCAAATTTTATCTTGCAAGGCTCATGAAAAGGCTGGATATTTACATGCTGAACCCACAGCGATACTCTTTGCACTTTGTAAAAAAAGTGAAAAATTTAAAGATGATTTTATAAAAGCGTATAATGATAAATTTAGCTCTAATAAAAAAGAGGGCGAATTTGACCTTTTAGAGCCAAAATTTACCTACGAATTTCTACTAAATAACCACTCAAATTTACTAAAAAATGCAAAAGCCTACGTCACTCTTGAGCCTTGCTCGCATCATGGTAAAACGCCACCTTGTGCAAATTTGCTAAAAGAGCTTGGCTTTAGCGAGGTGATAATAGGTAGCTACGATGAAAATAAGGTAGCAAGTGGCGGTGGTAATTTGCTTAAAAGCGCTGGTATAAAAGTTAAATTTGGCGTTTTAAAAGAGCGTTGTGATAAGCTACTTGAGCCATTTTTGGCCTATCAAAATGGTGGCTTTAGGTTTTTAAAAATCGCTCTCAGTAAAAACGGCGTGGCGAGTGGCGGCATCATCACAAATGAGCTTAGCCGCACGCACGTCCATAAACTAAGAAGCGTCATAGATACGCTAGTGATCGGCGGCAACACAGTGCGAGTTGATCGCCCAAAGCTTGATAGTAGGCTAGTAAGTGGCGGCAAAAACCCAGATGTCATAATCTACTCAAGAAGTAATAAATTTGATAAGACAATACCACTTTTTAATGTGCTAGGGCGCAAAGTTAGCATTCAAAAAGAGCTTAATCTAAAAGGACTTTGCATGTTTGAAGGAGCTGGCGAGTTTTTAAAGCTTGCAAAAGATGGCAAACTGGCAAACGTGAAATGGCTGCTTATCTATCAAAGCTCAAATTTTAAGGATGGTAAAAACTTGAGCCTTGATCTAAATTTAAAACCACTATTTAGTGGGAAGTTTGGAGACGATATCTACACTTGGTATGAAATTTTGGATTAA